A genomic segment from Malus domestica chromosome 05, GDT2T_hap1 encodes:
- the LOC103424996 gene encoding phosphatidylinositol 4-kinase alpha 1, translated as MEALIELCDLIAEHPGQFTEKLSWICGRCPPPEFLLGGSPRVSRIQLNAVLAIARFISKCPDSADLRPKSVVLEFLRSVPASFNRSFWPQSFGNDSIASFFSDFLGYVSKATELSPDFATEIAGFTGEVIVLAISSGGEDLGISRAFLMALSEHFPPILPSDAEKLITMLIDHFAVSGPVVQSPVTPRRIGANSETSSAQSSPMNGNHYQANEGSSPRNEASNVSGSSGSISSRGSVMMNGSSIVWKSGVDQLGVNFGLGDGGGAVMLRQQVSSFEEESVENLEKQDIAFKLVAHILDKVRIDSALLEQVRFIAKRQLQSMSVFLKIRKRDWTEHGALLKVRINTKLSVYQAAAKLTLSCLSCYDTDMKSAKKLAHETLALLMDASEACLLSVWRKMKVCEELFASLLSGLAQIAVKRGGQALRILLIRLKPVVLTVCAQADTWATSQGATFESVMKTSCEIIESCWTKERAPVDTFIMGLATSIRQRNDYEEQVDKDKEALPVVQLNVIRLLADLNVAVKKSEVVDMILPLFIESLEEGDASSPSLLRLRLLDAVSRMASLGFEKSYRETVVLMTRSYLSKLSSLGSAESKTVPPEATTERLETLPAGFLLIASGLANAKLRSDYRHRLLSLCSDVGLAAESKSGRSGGDFLGPLLPAVAEICSDFDPTGDVEPSLLKLFRNLWFYVALFGLAPPVQNAQQPAKPLSTSLNSVGSMGTIPLQAVGGPYMWSAQWSSAVQRIAQGTPPLVVSSVKWLEDELELNALYNPGSRRGSGNEKAALAQRAALSTALGGRVDVAAMNTISGVKATYLLAVAFLEIIRFSSNGGILNGGTSSAASRSAFSCVFEYLKTPNLVPAVFQCLMATVHRAFETAVSWLEDRISETGNEAEVRESTLSTHACFLIKSMSQREEHIREVAVNLLSQLKDRCPQVLWNSSCVDSLLFSINNDSPSTIVNDPAWAVTVRSLYQKIVREWIVKSLSHAPCSSQGLLQEKLCKANTWQRSQHTTDVVSLLSEIRIGTGKIDCWKGLQTANIPAVMAAAAAASGANLKLLEAFNLEVLSTGIVSATVKCNHAGEIAGMRSLYNSIGGFQSGTTPTGFGIGAGLQRLISGPRQQTQAEDDSFNGILLTKFVRLLQQFVNSAEKGVEVDKSQFRQICSQATALLLSNLGSNSKSNVEGFSQLLRLLCWCPAYISTPDAMETGVFVWTWLVSAAPELGSLVLAELVDAWLWTIDTKRGIFASDVKYSGPAAKLRPHLSPGEPEPQPEIDPVEQIMAHRLWLGFFMDRFEVVRHNSVEQLLLLGRMLQGITKIPWNFSRHPAATGTFFTVMLLGLKFCSCQSQRNLQNFKTGLQLLEDRIYRTSLGWFAYEPEWYDTSYMNFSQSEAQSISLFVHYLSNERVDAAVYSDSKGSGRENGTTLVDANDQYHPVWGQMENYAVGREKRKQLLLMLCQHEADRLEVWSQPTNTKESASSRQKISSDKWVEHARTAFAVDPRIALSLASRFPTNTFLKAEVTQLVQSHILDIRSIPEALPYFVTPKAVDENSALLQQLPHWAACSITQALEFLIPAYKGHPRVMAYVLRVLESYPPDRVTFFMPQLVQALRYDDERLVEGYLLRAAQRSDIFAHILIWHLQGETSVPESERKDDVPVKNSSFQELLPHVRQHIIDGFSPKALDIFQREFDFFDKVTSISGVLFPLPKEERRAGIRRELEKIEVEGEDLYLPTAPTKLVRGIQVDSGIPLQSAAKVPIMITFNVVDRVGDRSDVKPQACIFKVGDDCRQDVLALQVISLLRDIFEAVGINLYLFPYGVLPTGPERGIIEVVPNARSRSQMGETTDGGLFEIFQQDYGPVGSASFEAARENFIISSAGYAVASLLLQPKDRHNGNLLFDNVGRLVHIDFGFILETSPGGNMRFESAHFKLSHEMTQLLDPSGVMKSDTWNQFVSLCVKGYLAARRYMDGIINTVSLMLDSGLPCFSRGDPIGNLRKRFHPEMSEREAANFMIHVCTDAYNKWTTAGYDLIQYLQQGIEK; from the exons ATGGAGGCGTTGATCGAGCTGTGCGATCTGATTGCGGAGCACCCGGGGCAATTCACCGAGAAGCTTTCGTGGATTTGCGGCCGCTGTCCGCCTCCAGAGTTTCTTCTCGGCGGATCGCCGAGGGTTTCGCGGATTCAGCTCAATGCCGTGCTCGCCATCGCTCGCTTCATCTCCAAATGCCCCGATTCCGCCGATCTCCGCCCGAAATCGGTGGTTCTCGAGTTCCTGCGCTCGGTTCCCGCGTCGTTCAATCGGTCGTTTTGGCCCCAATCGTTTGGAAACGACTCGATCGCTTCTTTCTTCTCCGATTTTTTGGGTTACGTTTCTAAAGCCACCGAATTGTCTCCCGATTTTGCTACAGAGATTGCTGGGTTCACTGGTGAGGTCATAGTTTTGGCAATTAGCAGTGGCGGCGAAGATTTAGGGATTTCTCGGGCTTTTCTCATGGCACTGTCGGAACATTTCCCGCCAATTTTGCCTTCCGATGCTGAGAAGTTGATTACAATGCTTATTGATCATTTTGCGGTTTCGGGACCAGTGGTTCAGTCCCCGGTGACACCGAGGCGAATTGGGGCGAACTCGGAGACCTCATCTGCACAGAGCTCCCCAATGAACGGAAACCATTACCAAGCGAATGAGGGTTCCAGCCCCAGAAATGAGGCGAGTAATGTGTCAGGTTCATCAGGTAGTATATCATCAAGGGGGTCGGTGATGATGAATGGGAGCAGCATTGTGTGGAAGAGTGGTGTTGATCAATTAGGTGTGAATTTCGGTCTCGGTGATGGAGGCGGAGCTGTGATGCTTAGGCAGCAAGTTTCTTCATTTGAGGAAGAATCTGTTGAGAATTTGGAGAAGCAAGATATTGCTTTCAAATTGGTAGCACATATTTTGGATAAAGTCCGCATTGATTCTGCGCTTTTGGAGCAGGTCAGATTTATTGCAAAGAGGCAGCTACAGTCTATGTCAGTGTTTCTGAAG ATTAGAAAGCGGGATTGGACTGAACATGGGGCACTTTTAAAAGTGAGAATTAATACGAAACTGTCAGTTTATCAAGCTGCTGCCAAGTTGACTCTTAGTTGCCTGTCTTGCTATGATACGGATATGAAATCAGCCAAGAAGTTGGCACATGAGACTCTGGCATTGTTGATGGATGCTTCTGAAGCCTGTTTGCTCTCCGTGTGGCGGAAAATGAAAGTTTGTGAAGAGCTCTTTGCTTCTTTGCTATCTGGGCTTGCACAAATTGCTGTGAAGCGTGGAGGCCAGGCACTACGTATTTTGCTCATCCGCCTAAAACCTGTTGTGTTAACTGTATGCGCACAG GCTGATACTTGGGCAACCAGCCAGGGAGCAACGTTTGAGAGTGTGATGAAGACAAGTTGTGAGATAATTGAATCTTGTTGGACCAAGGAGCGTGCTCCAGTTGACACATTCATAATGGGATTAGCTACAAGTATTCGTCAACGAAATGACTATGAGGAACAG GTTGATAAAGACAAAGAGGCACTTCCTGTTGTGCAGCTTAATGTTATACGCTTGCTAGCCGATCTGAATGTTGCTGTTAAGAAGTCTGAAGTCGTGGACATGATATTACCTCTATTTATTGAAAGCTTAGAAGAGGGCGATGCTTCGAGTCCTAGTTTATTGCGACTTCGG CTCCTTGATGCTGTATCACGCATGGCAAGTTTAGGTTTTGAGAAGTCCTACCGGGAGACTGTTGTTCTAATGACAAGGAGTTACTTAAGTAAACTTTCAAGTTTAGGATCTGCTGAAAGCAAAACTGTGCCACCAGAAGCCACAACAGAGCGCCTTGAG ACTCTTCCTGCAGGATTTCTTCTGATTGCTAGTGGTCTTGCAAATGCTAAATTACGTTCAGACTATCGTCACCGTCTACTGTCTTTATGTTCAGATGTAGGCCTCGCTGCTGAATCCAAAAGTGGAAG GAGCGGAGGAGATTTTTTGGGACCACTACTTCCCGCTGTAGCTGAGATATGTTCTGATTTTGATCCTACAGGAGATGTGGAGCCTTCACTTTTAAAGTTATTTCGCAACCTGTGGTTCTATGTTGCTCTTTTTGGCTTAGCACCCCCCGTACAGAATGCTCAGCAACCTGCAAAGCCACTTTCCACTTCACTCAATAGTGTAGGAAGCATGGGTACTATTCCACTACAAGCTGTGGGTGGCCCATACATGTGGAGTGCACAGTGGTCTTCTGCTGTTCAGCGAATTGCTCAAGGAACACCTCCACTT GTTGTTAGCTCAGTGAAATGGCTTGAAGATGAATTGGAACTCAATGCTCTCTACAATCCCGGTAGTCGTCGAGGGAGTGGGAATGAGAAAGCTGCTCTAGCCCAAAGAGCTGCTCTTTCTACTGCTCTAGGAGGGCGAGTTGATGTTGCAGCAATGAACACTATATCAG GTGTGAAAGCTACCTATCTTCTTGCAGTAGCATTCTTGGAAATCATACGATTCAGCAGCAATGGTGGCATCCTCAATGGTGGCACTAGTTCAGCTGCTTCTAGAAGTGCATTCAGTTGTGTTTTTGAATACCTAAAAACTCCAAATCTTGTGCCCGCTGTCTTCCAATGCTTGATGGCAACTGTGCATAGGGCTTTTGAAACAGCAGTGTCGTGGCTG GAAGATCGAATATCTGAAACAGGCAATGAAGCTGAGGTTAGGGAATCTACTCTTTCTACCCATGCTTGCTTTCTCATCAAAAGCATGTCACAGAGAGAGGAACACATTCGGGAGGTTGCTGTGAACTTGCTGAGTCAGCTTAAAGATAGGTGTCCACAG GTCTTGTGGAATTCATCTTGTGTTGATTCCCTGCTATTTTCAATTAATAATGATTCGCCTTCTACTATTGTCAATGATCCTGCTTGGGCGGTGACAGTTCGTTCTTTGTACCAAAAGATTGTTCGGGAGTGGATTGTTAAATCACTTTCACATGCTCCTTGCTCTAGCCAGGGTCTTCTCCAG GAAAAGCTTTGTaaagcaaacacatggcaaagatcTCAGCATACAACTGATGTTGTATCTCTTTTATCAGAAATACGGATTGGTACAGGTAAAATTGATTGCTGGAAAGGCCTACAAACGGCTAATATTCCTGCAGTAATGGCCGCTGCAGCTGCAGCATCAGGAGCAAACTTGAAACTATTAGAAGCCTTCAATTTGGAGGTGCTCAGTACCGGCATAGTTAGTGCAACAGTTAAGTGCAACCATGCTGGAGAAATTGCTGGCATGAGAAGCTTGTATAACAGCATTGGTGGATTTCAATCTGGTACGACACCAACTGGATTTGGTATTGGTGCGGGCCTTCAAAGGTTGATCTCAGGACCTCGTCAACAGACACAAGCCGAGGACGATTCATTTAATGGGATCTTGCTCACAAAGTTTGTGCGTTTACTACAGCAATTTGTGAATTCTGCAGAAAAAGGTGTGGAAGTGGACAAGTCTCAGTTTCGCCAGATTTGTTCTCAGGCAACTGCATTACTACTGTCAAATCTG GGCTCTAATTCAAAATCAAATGTAGAGGGCTTCTCACAACTGCTCCGTCTTCTCTGTTGGTGTCCAGCTTACATTTCCACGCCTGATGCAATGGAAACTGGCGTTTTTGTCTGGACTTGGTTAGTTTCTGCTGCGCCTGAACTGGGATCTCTAGTCCTTGCGGAGCTTGTTGATGCATGGTTGTGGACCATTGATACAAAACGTGGTATCTTTGCATCTGATGTGAAATATTCTGGCCCTGCAGCAAAATTAAGGCCTCACCTTTCTCCTGGAGAGCCAGAACCGCAGCCTGAAATTGATCCTGTTGAGCAAATAATGGCTCATAGATTATGGCTTGGATTTTTCATGGATCGCTTTGAG GTAGTTCGACACAACAGTGTTGAGCAGCTCTTACTTCTTGGACGAATGTTGCAAGGGATAACAAAGATTCCCTGGAATTTTTCGCGCCATCCTGCTGCTACTGGTACATTTTTTACTGTCATGCTTCTTGGACTGAAGTTCTGCTCATGCCAATCCCAGCGTAATTTGCAGAACTTTAAAACAGGGCTTCAGTTGCTGGAAGACCGGATATATAG GACCTCTTTGGGTTGGTTTGCCTATGAGCCTGAATGGTATGATACCAGCTATATGAATTTTTCTCAGAGTGAAGCTCAATCCATCTCCTTATTTGTCCACTACCTTTCAAATGAGCGAGTAGATGCAGCAGTCTATTCTGATTCAAAAGGGAGTGGACGAGAAAATGGGACCACTTTGGTTGATGCG AACGATCAATATCATCCTGTCTGGGGTCAAATGGAGAACTATGCTGTGGGAAGAGAAAAACGGAAGCAGCTCCTTTTGATGTTATGCCAGCACGAGGCTGACAGGCTTGAAGTTTGGTCGCAACCAACTAATACAAA GGAGAGTGCCTCTTCACGGCAAAAAATTAGTTCGGATAAATGGGTTGAGCATGCTAGGACCGCTTTTGCTGTAGATCCTCGAATTGCTTTATCCTTGGCCTCAAGGTTCCCAACAAACACATTTTTGAAGGCTGAAGTTACCCAGTTGGTTCAG TCGCATATCTTGGATATCCGCTCCATTCCTGAAGCATTGCCGTATTTTGTGACCCCAAAAGCAGTTGATGAAAATTCGGCACTTTTGCAACAATTGCCACATTGGGCTGCTTGCTCAATTACACAAGCTCTAGAGTTCCTTATTCCTGCATATAAGGGTCATCCTCGTGTCATGGCATACGTTCTTAGGGTTTTGGAGTCTTATCCTCCAGACCGAGTAACTTTCTTCATGCCACAGCTAGTGCAGGCTCTGCGATATGATGATGAG AGGTTAGTAGAAGGCTATCTGCTTAGAGCAGCTCAAAGAAGTGATATCTTTGCCCATATTTTAATCTGGCACTTACAG GGTGAGACATCTGTTCCAGAATCAGAAAGAAAAGATGACGTCCCTGTGAAG AATAGTTCGTTTCAAGAGTTGTTGCCTCATGTTAGACAGCATATCATTGATGGTTTCAGTCCCAAGGcacttgatatttttcaaagagaatttgatttctttgaCAAGGTTACATCTATTTCCGGTGTACTCTTTCCGCTTCCGAAGGAAGAACGCCGAGCTGGTATCCGGAG AGAGTTGGAGAAAATTGAAGTTGAGGGAGAGGATCTCTATTTGCCAACTGCTCCTACCAAGCTTGTAAGGGGAATTCAGGTAGATAGTGGAATACCCTTGCAATCTGCAGCAAAAGTTCCTATAATGATAACATTTAATGTTGTCGATCGGGTTGGGGACCGCAGTGATGTAAAACCACAAGCTTGTATTTTCAAG GTTGGAGATGATTGCCGCCAGGATGTTCTTGCTCTTCAAGTGATTTCCCTGTTGAGAGACATATTTGAAGCAGTTGGAATTAATCTTTATTTGTTTCCGTATGGTGTTCTCCCAACTGGCCCAGAGAGAGGCATTATTGAG GTTGTACCTAATGCACGGAGCAGAAGTCAGATGGGTGAAACTACGGATGGTGGTTTGTTTGAGATTTTTCAACAGGATTATGGACCTGTTGGGTCTGCCAGCTTTGAAGCTGCCCGCGAAAACTTCATCATTAGTAGTGCTGGTTATGCAGTTGCCAGCCTTTTACTTCAACCAAAGGATCGACACAATGGGAATCTTCTGTTTGACAA CGTGGGAAGGCTTGTTCATATTGATTTTGGTTTCATCTTGGAAACTTCACCGGGTGGAAACATGCGCTTTGAAAGTGCACACTTTAAGCTCAGCCATGAGATGACACAATTATTAGACCCTTCTGGGGTTATGAAGAGCGATACATGGAACCAATTTGTGAG CTTGTGCGTTAAAGGGTACCTTGCTGCCCGCCGATACATGGATGGGATCATCAACACAGTGTCGTTAATGCTAGACAGTGGGTTGCCTTGCTTCAGCCGCGGTGACCCTATTGgaaatcttcgtaagagatttCATCCAGAGATGAGTGAGCGTGAGGCGGCCAATTTTATGATCCATGTGTGCACAGATGCCTACAACAAATGGACGACCGCTGGGTACGACTTGATACAGTATCTGCAGCAGGGCATCGAGAAGTAA